In Desulfofundulus kuznetsovii DSM 6115, the following are encoded in one genomic region:
- a CDS encoding MmgE/PrpD family protein has protein sequence MITEQVARFVSNTGYQDLPDQVVDKVKMCILDWLGCLLAAVDEPVAVITRKLVQGWGGNEQARVAGLPVKVPVPNAALVHGVMAHTIEFDDIYKDALYHPGAPVISAAFAVADYLGAPGTELVRAVALGYEVSNRLGAAVNPSHYRFWHTTGTVGTFGAAVAAAVLLNLSSTQIEECLGLAGTQAAGLWQAGGTMGKPFHAGKAAMNGVLAALLVKEGFRGPHQIIEGEKGFAAAMADTLNPSLIFAELGKNYTIMDVTHKYYPSCGHTHAAIDAALGIVDTYRVRPEEIRQIKVDTYRAALEVAGNPSPITPYEAKFSVPYCVAAAVMYGGLTLADFTESKLLDPEIRRLMRNTLMSVDEKIQAAFPGKRGARVVIDTARGTFSHAVSCRRGDPENPLTWSEIKNKFKALAGPYLKPENTATVIGLVLEIDRFPDVSRVAEQIFGLER, from the coding sequence ATGATTACCGAACAGGTTGCACGGTTTGTGAGCAATACGGGCTATCAAGACCTGCCGGATCAGGTTGTGGACAAGGTCAAGATGTGCATCCTGGACTGGCTTGGCTGCCTGCTGGCGGCAGTGGATGAACCGGTGGCCGTAATCACCCGTAAGCTGGTCCAGGGGTGGGGTGGCAATGAGCAGGCGCGGGTGGCCGGTTTACCCGTCAAGGTTCCGGTACCAAACGCCGCCCTGGTCCACGGCGTGATGGCACACACCATCGAATTTGATGACATCTATAAAGACGCCCTTTATCATCCCGGTGCACCGGTGATCTCGGCGGCCTTTGCCGTGGCCGACTACCTGGGGGCTCCCGGCACTGAACTGGTGCGGGCGGTGGCCCTGGGATACGAAGTTTCCAACCGCCTGGGGGCTGCCGTGAACCCCTCCCATTACCGTTTCTGGCATACGACCGGTACGGTGGGTACCTTTGGGGCGGCGGTAGCGGCGGCGGTTCTGTTGAATCTTAGCTCTACGCAGATTGAAGAATGCCTGGGACTGGCGGGCACCCAGGCAGCCGGTTTGTGGCAGGCCGGTGGGACGATGGGGAAGCCCTTCCACGCCGGCAAGGCAGCCATGAACGGTGTGCTGGCGGCCCTTCTGGTGAAAGAAGGTTTTCGCGGGCCGCACCAGATCATTGAGGGTGAGAAGGGCTTTGCGGCGGCCATGGCGGATACCCTTAACCCTTCCTTAATCTTTGCAGAACTAGGGAAAAATTACACCATCATGGATGTCACCCACAAGTATTACCCCTCCTGCGGCCACACCCATGCCGCCATAGACGCGGCACTGGGCATCGTGGATACTTACCGGGTGAGGCCGGAAGAAATAAGGCAAATTAAAGTGGATACTTACCGTGCCGCCCTGGAGGTGGCCGGCAATCCCTCGCCGATCACTCCTTACGAGGCCAAATTCAGCGTCCCCTACTGCGTTGCTGCTGCCGTCATGTACGGTGGTCTAACCCTGGCCGATTTTACGGAAAGCAAACTGTTAGACCCGGAAATACGACGGCTCATGAGGAATACTTTAATGTCTGTTGATGAGAAAATTCAGGCCGCTTTTCCCGGCAAACGGGGCGCGCGGGTGGTGATTGATACGGCCCGGGGTACCTTTAGCCACGCAGTTTCCTGCCGCCGGGGAGATCCGGAAAACCCACTCACCTGGTCGGAAATCAAAAACAAGTTTAAGGCATTGGCCGGACCATATCTGAAACCAGAAAACACGGCAACTGTTATCGGCCTGGTTTTAGAAATTGACCGTTTTCCAGACGTATCACGGGTAGCAGAGCAAATTTTTGGCCTGGAAAGGTGA
- a CDS encoding succinate--CoA ligase subunit alpha: MSILIDERSRVVVQGITGREGMVRTKLMVEYGTNVVAGVTPGKKGEEVFGVPVFDTVEEAWEEAGPLDVSVIFVPAPFVKNAAIEAIDAGVKLLVIIPDRVPLYDVLEIDALARRKNVRFVGPNTLGLISPGKAVVGMIGGKADTAKEWFHPGPVGVISRSGGITSAISYYLTRAGVGLSTVVHVGGDPIIGLPFPELLKEFERDPETKAVVMFGEIGTSQEEMAAELIKAGEFTKPLVAFIGGAAAKSGTRFSHAGAIIEGGKGTHRGKVESLRSAGAIVVDTFNELFTVTPEIVGRV; encoded by the coding sequence ATGTCCATTTTAATTGATGAGCGTTCCAGGGTTGTGGTTCAGGGAATTACCGGCCGGGAGGGCATGGTCCGGACAAAGCTGATGGTGGAATACGGGACCAATGTGGTGGCTGGCGTTACCCCCGGAAAAAAAGGGGAAGAGGTTTTCGGGGTGCCGGTGTTCGACACTGTCGAAGAAGCATGGGAGGAAGCAGGCCCTCTGGATGTGAGCGTGATCTTTGTACCGGCCCCCTTTGTTAAAAATGCGGCCATTGAGGCAATTGATGCCGGGGTGAAGTTGCTGGTCATTATTCCGGACAGGGTACCCTTGTATGATGTTTTGGAAATAGACGCCCTGGCCCGCAGGAAAAACGTGCGTTTTGTCGGCCCCAATACGCTGGGCCTGATCAGTCCGGGGAAAGCCGTGGTAGGCATGATCGGGGGTAAGGCCGACACGGCCAAAGAGTGGTTTCACCCCGGACCCGTGGGGGTTATTTCCCGCAGCGGGGGGATTACTTCAGCCATTTCCTACTACCTTACCAGAGCCGGGGTGGGCCTGAGTACGGTGGTTCACGTAGGGGGGGATCCCATCATTGGACTGCCTTTCCCGGAATTACTCAAGGAGTTTGAAAGGGACCCGGAAACCAAGGCGGTGGTAATGTTTGGGGAGATTGGAACCTCCCAGGAGGAAATGGCCGCCGAACTGATCAAGGCCGGCGAGTTTACCAAACCGCTCGTGGCTTTCATTGGCGGCGCGGCGGCCAAAAGCGGCACCCGCTTTTCCCATGCCGGTGCCATCATCGAAGGAGGAAAGGGAACTCACCGGGGCAAGGTGGAAAGCCTGCGTTCAGCGGGCGCTATAGTAGTGGACACATTTAATGAACTTTTTACCGTTACGCCGGAGATCGTGGGGAGAGTCTGA
- a CDS encoding 4Fe-4S dicluster domain-containing protein, producing MMQDYIFATITGQVVFDYERCRQCEGKPCVASCPAGVLKLEGDVPVLAMDAEQVRKGKCTECLACELECHFQGAGGLKIELPIPGLDALMGVK from the coding sequence ATGATGCAGGACTACATCTTTGCAACCATCACCGGCCAGGTGGTTTTCGATTACGAACGCTGCCGGCAATGCGAAGGGAAACCGTGTGTGGCTTCCTGCCCGGCCGGGGTTTTAAAGCTGGAAGGAGATGTACCGGTACTGGCTATGGACGCCGAGCAGGTTAGAAAAGGCAAGTGCACCGAATGCCTGGCCTGTGAACTGGAGTGCCATTTTCAAGGGGCGGGCGGCCTGAAAATAGAGCTCCCGATTCCCGGACTTGACGCCTTAATGGGGGTGAAATAA
- a CDS encoding succinate--CoA ligase subunit beta — protein sequence MARLFEYQGKELLKECGIPVPRGRLAGTPAEAREVAAELGKPVVIKAQAWVTGRAEAGGIKFADSPGEAAMHAEAILGLQLKGFRVEKVLVEEKLDVAEQFYAGVIVSDQYRSPVMMFSTMGGTGIEEIARAHPDKVWRLPVDIFTGLREHEARNLVRRAGIRGKLQAKLVQVLVKLYRLARKVEARSLEINPLVLDRSGEIYAADCRVTVDDNAVFRHPELGIEIAREFDRPATPLEKIAYKVEEKDYRGTFYFLQLETQYEDEGYIGFHGGGGGGSMMAMDALMRAGFKLANFCDTSGNPPASKVYRAAKIILSQPKLEGYFHSGSGVASQEQYHTARGMVKAFREVNLSIPAVIRIGGNSEEEAIRILTEYTRDLPGKVEAYGRDVPVEYCVKRLKELIAENKARKAVS from the coding sequence ATGGCCAGACTTTTCGAATACCAGGGGAAAGAACTGTTAAAAGAATGCGGCATTCCCGTGCCGCGGGGCCGGCTGGCTGGAACGCCGGCAGAAGCCAGAGAGGTTGCGGCCGAACTCGGTAAGCCCGTAGTCATCAAGGCACAAGCCTGGGTAACCGGCAGGGCGGAGGCCGGAGGAATTAAATTTGCCGATTCGCCCGGGGAAGCCGCGATGCACGCTGAGGCCATACTGGGGCTTCAGTTAAAAGGATTTCGCGTGGAAAAGGTTCTGGTGGAAGAAAAGCTGGACGTAGCAGAACAATTTTATGCTGGTGTAATTGTAAGCGACCAGTACCGTTCCCCGGTAATGATGTTCAGCACCATGGGGGGTACCGGGATCGAGGAAATTGCCCGGGCGCACCCGGATAAGGTCTGGCGGTTGCCGGTGGATATTTTCACGGGCCTGAGGGAGCACGAAGCGCGCAACCTGGTCCGCAGAGCGGGGATCAGGGGTAAGTTGCAGGCCAAGCTGGTCCAGGTGCTGGTCAAGCTTTACCGGCTGGCCCGGAAAGTGGAGGCCAGGTCCCTGGAGATTAATCCCCTGGTCCTGGATCGCTCCGGGGAAATATACGCCGCTGACTGCCGGGTGACGGTGGATGATAATGCCGTCTTTCGCCATCCGGAACTGGGCATCGAAATCGCCCGGGAGTTTGACCGGCCGGCGACCCCGCTGGAAAAGATAGCCTACAAGGTTGAAGAAAAGGATTACCGGGGGACTTTTTACTTCCTGCAACTGGAAACCCAGTATGAAGATGAGGGTTATATCGGTTTCCACGGCGGCGGTGGCGGTGGTTCCATGATGGCCATGGATGCACTGATGCGGGCGGGGTTCAAGCTGGCCAATTTCTGTGACACCAGCGGCAACCCGCCGGCTTCCAAGGTGTACCGGGCGGCTAAAATTATTTTGTCCCAGCCAAAACTGGAAGGGTATTTCCATTCCGGGTCCGGTGTGGCCAGCCAGGAGCAATACCACACGGCCAGGGGAATGGTGAAGGCCTTCCGGGAAGTTAACTTGAGTATACCGGCGGTAATCAGGATCGGAGGTAACTCGGAAGAAGAAGCCATCCGCATTCTGACGGAGTACACCCGGGACCTGCCCGGGAAAGTTGAAGCTTACGGGCGGGATGTGCCGGTTGAGTATTGTGTAAAAAGGCTTAAAGAACTGATTGCGGAAAATAAGGCCAGAAAGGCGGTGTCATGA
- a CDS encoding citryl-CoA lyase, with protein sequence MSAEKEWYTGITDVAPNRIVIRGYRLEDLVRSVTFTEAAVLLLKGELPGPHERELFDAVLVSAVDHGASPPSTLAARTVASTGGALNASLAAGLLSINSYHGGAVENCMRFLQEAVSSGEHGGTEEAADKIVQKYLEAKKRIPGYGHRMHKADPRVKVLKEKAEKLGFAGPFVRMALAVETALSRRGKELPLNVDGMMAALLCEMGYPPELANAIFMFARLPGLIAHSVEERVRQRPMRRIDPTGFRYDGPAVRDLP encoded by the coding sequence ATGTCTGCTGAAAAAGAATGGTACACGGGGATTACCGACGTTGCCCCGAACCGCATTGTGATCCGGGGTTACCGGCTTGAGGATTTGGTCAGGTCGGTAACCTTTACCGAAGCGGCGGTACTTTTGCTTAAAGGCGAACTACCCGGACCTCATGAAAGGGAACTGTTTGATGCCGTCCTGGTTTCTGCGGTAGATCACGGGGCGAGCCCGCCCTCTACCCTGGCCGCCCGCACGGTGGCTTCAACCGGAGGAGCGCTAAATGCCTCCCTGGCGGCCGGACTTCTCTCCATTAACTCCTACCATGGCGGCGCCGTGGAGAACTGCATGCGTTTTCTCCAGGAAGCAGTTTCATCCGGAGAACATGGCGGTACGGAAGAAGCGGCGGATAAAATCGTACAAAAATACCTGGAGGCCAAAAAGCGTATCCCCGGCTATGGCCACCGCATGCACAAGGCCGACCCGCGGGTGAAAGTCTTAAAAGAAAAGGCCGAAAAATTGGGCTTTGCCGGTCCCTTTGTCCGCATGGCCCTGGCGGTGGAAACCGCGCTAAGCCGCCGGGGTAAGGAATTGCCCTTAAATGTGGACGGCATGATGGCGGCCCTGTTATGTGAGATGGGCTACCCCCCCGAGTTGGCCAACGCCATTTTTATGTTCGCGCGCTTGCCCGGCTTGATTGCCCACAGTGTGGAGGAGCGCGTCCGGCAGCGTCCCATGCGGCGCATAGATCCCACCGGTTTCCGTTATGATGGGCCTGCAGTCAGGGATTTACCGTAA
- a CDS encoding isocitrate lyase/PEP mutase family protein yields MKKTTRLRQLINAPEILIMPGVYDCLSARIAEMVGFEAVQVTGFGLSAACLGVPDYGLLTMSEMLDQTRRIVKAVDIPVMADGDTGFGNPLNVYRMVRELEEMGAAGVNIEDQVFPKRCGHMTGKQVVPLEEAVARIRAAVHARKDPDFIINARTDAIAVLGVEEAVRRGNAYAEAGADLIFVEAPRTVEEIEYVVKNIKAPVSINMLEDGRTPLISARELEAMGVARVSAPLTPLFAAASAMEKALRILKEKGTTRFDRDLFTTFPHFSEITRLERYRDLESELLTDLEIKLRYGSSEELQKAKKENR; encoded by the coding sequence ATGAAGAAGACTACTCGCCTGCGCCAGTTGATTAATGCACCGGAAATATTGATCATGCCCGGCGTTTACGATTGCTTGAGTGCACGGATTGCCGAGATGGTTGGATTTGAGGCCGTCCAGGTTACCGGTTTTGGCCTTTCGGCCGCCTGCCTGGGGGTGCCTGATTACGGTTTGCTCACCATGTCGGAAATGCTTGACCAAACCCGCAGGATCGTCAAGGCCGTGGATATACCGGTAATGGCCGACGGGGATACGGGTTTTGGCAATCCCCTGAATGTCTACCGGATGGTGCGCGAGCTGGAGGAGATGGGCGCCGCAGGTGTAAACATTGAGGACCAGGTGTTCCCCAAGCGCTGCGGGCATATGACCGGCAAACAGGTGGTGCCCCTGGAAGAGGCGGTGGCCAGGATCAGGGCGGCGGTGCATGCCCGTAAAGATCCGGACTTTATTATTAACGCCCGGACCGATGCCATTGCCGTCCTTGGGGTGGAGGAAGCCGTAAGGCGGGGCAATGCCTATGCTGAAGCCGGTGCCGATTTGATTTTTGTGGAAGCACCCCGCACTGTGGAAGAGATTGAGTATGTGGTGAAGAACATCAAAGCGCCCGTAAGTATTAACATGCTGGAAGACGGACGCACTCCCCTGATCAGTGCCAGGGAACTGGAGGCAATGGGTGTGGCGCGGGTCAGTGCACCCCTTACACCCCTCTTTGCCGCGGCCAGCGCCATGGAGAAGGCGCTGCGCATTTTAAAGGAAAAAGGGACCACCCGGTTTGACCGGGATTTGTTCACCACGTTTCCCCATTTTTCGGAGATAACACGGCTGGAACGGTACCGCGACCTGGAGTCGGAATTGCTTACCGATCTGGAAATTAAATTAAGATACGGCAGCAGTGAAGAACTGCAAAAGGCAAAAAAAGAAAACCGCTAA
- a CDS encoding TRAP transporter permease codes for MSTAKAPGTSRPGTLIITIVAVSLSLFQLYTAGFGVLTPVLQRVTHLTFVLVLVFLLFSTTKKARFWWLDAIFLTGAVATGVYMWLTYQTLVFRAGDPTTLDMIMGAATIVLVLEVTRRTTGWPLVIIAVLALVYARYGPYFPGILSHKAYSFERIISQLYLSMEGIWGVTLGVAATMVALFVLFGAFLEATGGGKMFIDLAFAIAGKSTGGPAKVAVVSSGLMGTISGSPVANVATTGTFTIPLMKRLGYDPHVAGAIEAVASSGGAIMPPLMGAGAFVMSEMTGIPYSKICIAAAIPAVLYYLSLFLAVHFEAKRKGMKGLPASELPHLGQTLKKSLFLLIPIFVLLYLLVVVQVSPMKAAFWGILTLLLTSSTIGPHRFDVKSNLNVILKALEKGARDVLTVSTACATAGIIIGVIAQTGIGLTFSSIVVEAAGGRLILALALTMVASIILGMGLPPTAAYIVLAAMGAPALIELNVPVLIAHLFIFYFSVFAPITPPVALAAYAGAGIAGSDPMRTGVTAFRLGLVAFLIPYMFTYGPALVALGSIEEITQALITASIGVFCLASAVIGWMLKDLFWFERLFFLGAALVLIDPGLQTDLLGLALLGVAFLSIYLRQRKTPKASETREVTE; via the coding sequence ATGTCTACTGCCAAGGCACCAGGTACGAGCCGTCCGGGTACATTAATAATCACCATCGTAGCCGTCAGTCTTTCTTTGTTTCAATTGTATACGGCAGGGTTTGGTGTTTTAACTCCCGTTCTCCAACGGGTAACTCATCTTACCTTTGTGCTGGTACTGGTCTTTCTTTTGTTCAGCACAACGAAAAAGGCACGGTTTTGGTGGCTAGACGCCATTTTTCTCACTGGTGCGGTGGCCACGGGGGTCTACATGTGGTTAACTTACCAGACCCTGGTCTTTCGGGCTGGAGACCCCACCACCCTTGATATGATTATGGGTGCGGCAACGATCGTGCTCGTCCTGGAGGTAACCAGACGCACTACCGGGTGGCCGCTGGTTATAATTGCCGTACTGGCCCTGGTTTACGCCCGGTATGGCCCATATTTTCCCGGCATATTGAGCCACAAGGCCTACTCCTTTGAACGGATTATTTCCCAGCTTTACCTGAGCATGGAAGGTATTTGGGGTGTTACCCTCGGGGTGGCCGCGACGATGGTGGCCCTGTTCGTCCTCTTTGGGGCATTTCTGGAGGCCACCGGCGGTGGCAAAATGTTCATAGATCTGGCTTTTGCCATTGCCGGCAAGAGTACCGGCGGTCCGGCCAAGGTGGCGGTAGTTTCCAGCGGGTTGATGGGAACCATTTCCGGGAGCCCGGTGGCCAACGTGGCCACCACTGGTACATTTACCATTCCCCTGATGAAACGCCTGGGATATGACCCGCACGTGGCTGGCGCAATTGAGGCCGTGGCCTCTTCGGGAGGGGCCATTATGCCGCCCCTTATGGGTGCGGGGGCTTTTGTCATGTCCGAAATGACCGGTATACCCTACAGCAAGATATGTATTGCCGCTGCCATTCCGGCTGTTCTCTATTACCTTTCCCTTTTCCTTGCGGTGCATTTTGAAGCAAAACGCAAGGGTATGAAAGGGCTTCCGGCATCGGAACTACCCCACCTGGGGCAAACCTTAAAAAAAAGCTTGTTTCTCCTTATTCCTATTTTTGTTTTACTTTATTTACTGGTCGTGGTTCAGGTTTCGCCGATGAAGGCTGCCTTCTGGGGCATTTTAACCCTGCTTCTCACCAGCAGTACCATTGGCCCCCACAGGTTTGATGTCAAAAGTAACTTAAATGTTATTTTAAAAGCGCTTGAAAAAGGAGCCCGGGATGTTTTAACCGTTAGCACTGCCTGTGCAACGGCGGGCATTATTATCGGCGTTATCGCCCAGACCGGAATTGGCCTGACTTTTTCCAGCATCGTTGTGGAGGCGGCCGGTGGACGGCTGATACTCGCCCTGGCCCTGACCATGGTGGCCAGTATCATCCTGGGTATGGGCCTCCCGCCGACGGCGGCCTACATCGTGCTGGCCGCCATGGGAGCACCTGCTCTGATCGAACTCAATGTGCCCGTCTTAATAGCCCACCTGTTTATTTTCTACTTCAGCGTCTTTGCTCCTATTACTCCTCCAGTGGCTTTAGCGGCGTATGCCGGTGCCGGCATAGCGGGAAGCGATCCCATGCGTACCGGTGTTACCGCTTTCCGGTTGGGCCTGGTTGCCTTTTTGATTCCATACATGTTTACCTATGGACCGGCCCTGGTGGCTCTGGGTTCAATTGAAGAGATAACCCAGGCCCTGATTACGGCAAGCATTGGTGTGTTTTGCCTGGCTTCGGCGGTTATCGGCTGGATGCTCAAGGATCTTTTCTGGTTTGAGCGGTTATTCTTTTTAGGTGCGGCCCTGGTACTAATTGATCCGGGTTTGCAAACCGACTTGCTTGGTCTTGCCCTGCTCGGTGTAGCCTTTCTTTCCATATACCTTCGCCAGCGGAAAACGCCTAAAGCTTCAGAAACAAGGGAAGTGACTGAATGA
- a CDS encoding TAXI family TRAP transporter solute-binding subunit encodes MKKIGVLVTVMLFLFSLLGLTGCGSGGEKQGGSQQGDGKTANHLTFATAGTGGTFYPLGGGMAKIISKYVPSLQVTAEATGGSVENARLLDRGEADLAFMAGDVAYEAYHGLGDFQNEKKKFFALFKTYSEPLHIVTLQDKKINSIMDLKGKKVAVGSPGSGTEVKARALLNALGITYNDIDEQYLSFAEASDALKDNNIDAAIMAVGAPASAVMDLSAVREVKLISLTPEEISKVKEKHPYFFESKIEKGVYEKIPVEVETVAVPIVVAARADLPEQTAYEVVKAIFEHLPELQTVHRVAKEITLETAVPAVVPLHPGAERYFKEKGLTWK; translated from the coding sequence GTGAAAAAAATAGGTGTTCTGGTTACGGTAATGTTATTTTTATTTTCTCTTCTGGGGCTAACCGGTTGCGGGTCCGGTGGCGAGAAGCAGGGAGGGAGCCAGCAAGGAGACGGCAAGACGGCGAACCATCTCACCTTTGCCACTGCCGGAACAGGCGGAACCTTTTATCCCCTGGGTGGCGGTATGGCCAAGATTATCAGCAAGTATGTCCCCAGCCTGCAGGTAACGGCAGAGGCCACCGGCGGCTCGGTAGAGAATGCGCGCTTGCTGGACAGGGGTGAAGCCGATCTGGCTTTCATGGCCGGCGATGTTGCTTATGAGGCCTATCACGGGCTGGGCGATTTTCAAAATGAGAAGAAAAAGTTCTTTGCACTGTTTAAAACATATTCAGAACCGCTTCATATAGTAACCCTGCAGGACAAAAAAATCAATTCTATTATGGATCTGAAAGGTAAAAAAGTTGCCGTTGGATCTCCCGGCAGTGGAACTGAGGTTAAAGCCAGGGCTTTACTGAATGCTTTGGGAATCACCTACAATGATATTGACGAGCAGTACCTCTCGTTTGCAGAAGCTTCAGATGCTTTAAAAGATAACAACATTGACGCCGCTATAATGGCTGTTGGCGCTCCTGCTTCGGCAGTCATGGATCTCTCGGCAGTGCGTGAAGTTAAGCTAATCTCTCTGACTCCAGAGGAAATAAGCAAGGTTAAGGAAAAACACCCCTATTTCTTTGAAAGTAAAATTGAAAAGGGCGTTTATGAAAAGATTCCCGTGGAAGTAGAAACCGTGGCGGTTCCCATTGTGGTTGCGGCCAGGGCTGATCTCCCCGAACAAACTGCCTATGAGGTAGTGAAAGCCATCTTTGAACACCTGCCTGAACTACAGACTGTGCACAGGGTAGCAAAAGAAATTACCTTGGAAACCGCGGTACCGGCCGTAGTTCCCCTTCACCCGGGTGCAGAGAGGTATTTTAAAGAGAAAGGCTTGACATGGAAGTAG
- a CDS encoding FadR/GntR family transcriptional regulator, giving the protein MFKKIEYRRLYEDVITQIENIILAGQLAPGDKLPPERELAEEIGVSRGTLREAFRILERQGIIETRPGGGRYVRKLPENRLDRERILSNLETAAMLDLLEAREALESKIIELACERATKADLEAIERALSIIEEGKAERYEVLDHDQAFHLAIAEATHNIVFVTICELYLDLLFKIRAKTTVMPGRAKQILEEHRAIFEAIKCRDTNGAKKALMDHLRNIKTSIKKAEGKEE; this is encoded by the coding sequence ATGTTCAAAAAAATCGAGTACCGCAGGTTATACGAAGACGTAATTACGCAAATAGAAAACATAATCCTGGCAGGTCAACTGGCACCTGGTGACAAGTTGCCACCCGAACGTGAACTGGCAGAAGAAATAGGTGTTAGTCGTGGGACTCTGCGTGAAGCGTTTCGCATCCTTGAACGCCAGGGTATTATCGAGACCAGGCCCGGCGGGGGCCGTTATGTAAGAAAATTGCCGGAAAATAGGTTGGATAGGGAAAGAATTTTATCAAATTTAGAAACAGCGGCAATGCTGGACCTTTTGGAGGCTCGCGAGGCGTTAGAAAGCAAGATTATCGAGCTTGCCTGTGAAAGGGCTACCAAAGCTGATCTTGAAGCAATAGAACGTGCATTGTCGATAATTGAAGAAGGCAAAGCGGAAAGATATGAAGTGCTTGATCATGATCAGGCGTTTCACCTTGCCATTGCCGAAGCAACACACAATATAGTTTTTGTGACTATCTGTGAACTTTATTTGGACTTGCTTTTTAAAATACGCGCAAAAACGACCGTAATGCCCGGGCGGGCTAAACAAATTTTAGAGGAGCACAGAGCTATCTTTGAAGCAATCAAATGTCGTGATACAAATGGCGCAAAAAAGGCATTGATGGACCATCTCAGAAATATCAAAACTTCTATTAAAAAAGCTGAAGGTAAGGAAGAATGA
- a CDS encoding PAS domain-containing protein has product MSGLDQVKEDCQRAAEAIAAALGVEVEVIDLDLVRVAGTGKVRNDVGSRLLRGLVNKHVLKTSRPIFIKEAGYHPICMSCPLTGSCFYKASIVYPIIAGQNVIGTISLIAFSDEQKVTLLTRTESLMEFIGRMADLIAAKVLETEAMTEKMIMASQVNAVMDAVDEGVIAINSEGMVTHFNLSAERMFNVPKNEILQQRLEEHLAGLPLLQALRQPGGFTSRECFVQARGRRLHLLVTARPIMGSDGRPVGVVASQLVLLLWLYFQKFLPTWLTSVSQ; this is encoded by the coding sequence GTGTCCGGACTGGATCAGGTAAAAGAAGACTGCCAGCGGGCTGCCGAAGCCATTGCCGCCGCCCTGGGGGTCGAGGTCGAGGTAATCGACCTCGACCTGGTGCGGGTGGCCGGCACGGGCAAGGTGCGCAACGACGTGGGCTCCCGCCTCCTGCGGGGGCTGGTGAACAAACACGTGCTCAAGACCAGCCGGCCCATTTTCATCAAGGAGGCGGGCTACCATCCCATCTGCATGTCCTGCCCCCTGACGGGGAGCTGTTTTTACAAAGCTTCCATCGTTTACCCCATCATTGCCGGGCAGAATGTCATCGGCACCATCAGCCTGATTGCCTTTAGCGACGAACAAAAAGTAACCCTGCTTACCCGCACCGAATCCCTGATGGAATTTATCGGGCGCATGGCCGACCTGATCGCAGCCAAGGTCCTGGAAACCGAGGCCATGACCGAGAAAATGATCATGGCCAGCCAGGTCAACGCGGTCATGGATGCGGTGGATGAAGGGGTCATTGCCATCAACAGCGAAGGGATGGTCACCCACTTCAACCTCTCCGCCGAACGGATGTTTAATGTACCCAAAAACGAAATTCTGCAGCAACGCCTGGAAGAACACTTGGCCGGCCTTCCCCTCCTCCAGGCGCTGCGCCAGCCTGGAGGCTTCACCTCCCGGGAGTGTTTTGTCCAGGCCAGGGGGCGCCGGCTGCATCTTCTGGTTACGGCCCGCCCCATAATGGGCAGCGACGGCAGGCCCGTAGGAGTGGTGGCCTCTCAATTAGTGCTCCTTCTTTGGCTGTATTTTCAAAAATTTTTGCCAACCTGGTTGACAAGCGTTTCCCAATGA